One bacterium genomic window carries:
- a CDS encoding DUF2975 domain-containing protein — MTKPSTIFLQITIVLAAIGALAFLIWEPRMEGVNAHATNWEMYSDPFILLVYAGSLPFFYALYQAFKLLGHVRQDRVFTLNSAKALRTIKYCAFSIIGFVIVEEITIMLNHGDDDAAGAMMLGVMIIFCSIVVAVVANMFEKLVQNTIAASPAGLQKP, encoded by the coding sequence GTGACCAAACCCTCCACAATCTTCCTGCAAATCACCATCGTACTCGCCGCCATTGGTGCGCTGGCATTTCTGATTTGGGAACCGCGTATGGAGGGCGTGAATGCGCACGCCACGAATTGGGAGATGTACTCCGATCCGTTCATTCTGTTGGTTTATGCGGGATCACTTCCGTTCTTCTATGCGTTGTATCAAGCCTTCAAATTGCTCGGGCACGTTCGCCAAGACCGAGTCTTCACGCTAAACTCCGCAAAGGCCCTGCGCACGATCAAGTATTGCGCATTTTCCATAATCGGTTTTGTCATCGTCGAAGAGATCACCATCATGCTGAATCACGGCGATGATGATGCCGCCGGAGCCATGATGCTGGGTGTCATGATTATTTTTTGTTCGATTGTAGTGGCCGTAGTGGCGAACATGTTTGAGAAGTTGGTACAGAATACCATTGCGGCGAGCCCGGCCGGGCTGCAGAAGCCTTAA
- a CDS encoding response regulator, translating to MPEIIKKILWADDEIDLLEAHVLFLGQHGYQVTGVTCGDDALSKVDSESFDCVLLDEHMPGLDGLETADRIKTKRPDLPVIMITKSEEEALMDDALGAKISDYLTKPVNPTQILVALKKVIDKSSIEQRIATRDYLQEFREITLKLMDNPGWREWADIHARLSWWDIELDSLPDGGLKQSLEGQRSECNVEFGKFIEKNYENWLWNQSERPPLSVDVVQKFVAPRLKAGEKVLYLVMDCMRYDQWMAIEPLLYDSFRVTRDFHYSILPTATPYSRNALFAGLFPSEIDKEIPGLWQSADEDEGSSNRFERQLLDMQLQRLGITIEPEARYVKVLDPEEAANTAKKVSQYFDRKLVSMVFNFVDMLGHGRSHSDILREMLPHEAGYRSVIKAWFEHSSLRQILQSFAKQGWTVIVTSDHGSIRGQKGAKVVSDREASTSLRYKYGRNLRVDKRQAIVVQTPENFKLPKRGMNTGYIIAKENYYFVYPTNYNKYLSLYKDSFQHGGVSLEEMILPVAVLEGKGN from the coding sequence ATGCCCGAAATCATCAAGAAAATTCTCTGGGCCGACGACGAGATTGATCTGCTGGAAGCACACGTGCTGTTCCTCGGACAGCACGGCTATCAAGTAACCGGCGTCACGTGCGGCGACGACGCGCTGTCGAAAGTGGATAGCGAATCGTTTGACTGCGTGCTGCTCGATGAGCACATGCCGGGCCTCGACGGACTGGAGACCGCCGACCGGATCAAGACCAAACGGCCCGATTTGCCGGTGATCATGATCACCAAATCGGAAGAAGAGGCGTTGATGGACGACGCGCTCGGGGCGAAGATATCCGATTACCTGACCAAGCCCGTCAATCCGACGCAGATTCTCGTCGCATTGAAAAAGGTGATCGACAAATCTTCCATCGAGCAGCGCATCGCGACGCGCGACTACCTTCAGGAGTTCCGCGAGATCACGTTGAAGCTGATGGACAATCCGGGCTGGCGCGAGTGGGCGGATATTCACGCGCGGCTGTCGTGGTGGGATATCGAACTGGACAGCCTGCCCGACGGCGGTCTGAAGCAATCGCTCGAGGGCCAGCGCAGCGAGTGCAACGTGGAGTTCGGCAAGTTCATTGAAAAGAACTACGAAAACTGGCTGTGGAATCAGAGCGAGCGTCCGCCGCTGTCGGTAGACGTGGTCCAGAAGTTCGTCGCCCCGCGTCTGAAGGCCGGTGAGAAGGTGCTCTATCTGGTGATGGACTGCATGCGCTATGATCAGTGGATGGCGATTGAGCCGCTGCTCTACGACAGCTTCCGCGTCACCCGCGATTTTCACTACTCCATCCTCCCCACCGCCACGCCGTACTCGCGCAACGCGCTGTTCGCCGGGCTGTTTCCGTCGGAGATAGACAAGGAGATTCCCGGTCTATGGCAATCTGCGGACGAGGACGAAGGCAGCTCCAACCGGTTTGAGCGGCAATTGCTGGACATGCAATTGCAGCGACTGGGGATAACAATTGAACCGGAAGCGCGCTACGTCAAGGTACTCGACCCCGAAGAAGCCGCGAACACCGCCAAGAAGGTCTCGCAGTACTTCGACCGCAAGCTGGTGTCCATGGTGTTCAACTTTGTGGACATGTTGGGTCATGGCCGAAGTCACTCTGACATTTTACGCGAGATGCTGCCGCATGAAGCGGGCTACCGTTCGGTGATCAAGGCGTGGTTTGAGCATTCGAGTCTGCGGCAGATTCTGCAGTCGTTCGCCAAACAGGGTTGGACGGTGATTGTGACGAGCGATCACGGTTCGATTCGCGGGCAGAAGGGCGCGAAAGTCGTGTCCGACCGAGAAGCCTCGACGTCGCTGCGTTACAAGTACGGCCGCAATCTGCGCGTGGACAAGCGGCAGGCGATTGTGGTGCAGACGCCCGAGAATTTCAAGCTGCCGAAGCGGGGCATGAACACGGGCTACATTATCGCCAAAGAGAACTACTACTTCGTCTATCCGACGAACTACAACAAATACCTATCGCTTTACAAAGACAGCTTCCAGCACGGCGGCGTTTCACTCGAAGAGATGATTCTGCCGGTGGCCGTGCTGGAAGGCAAAGGCAACTAA
- a CDS encoding metallophosphoesterase produces the protein MLIFLSVVISIMGLLHWFLYSRLVSALELTSPALLWTLRILAAFLSVSYIIGRIIEAKLPGTLAHVVDWISSVWLGMMWQFLWITFLFFLVKVVLVISGQWGGWTMELHSAIGRYSFLAVTGLVVLITGYGVYKATGPARLVEVDVPVKRWNESLRDFKIAMIADFHASNTNGEARIARWCEQITALHPDVILAPGDIIDTPAPQIPEVANGFRKLAAPLGVFSTTGNHEYYVGMPGAVDLMQRGGFRVLMNEHTQLPNGVLVAGMEDRTARSMGRPLPAFASLIPEQDSSDVQILLMHTPATGDVNRAIEAGFDLVVSGHTHGGQMFPFTIFTKMAFSYHHGLYAVNDGYQLTTCGIGYWGPPMRVGKPPEIMLIRFVPPDQPARCEWQ, from the coding sequence TTGCTGATCTTTCTGTCGGTCGTCATTTCGATCATGGGGCTGCTGCACTGGTTCTTGTACTCGCGGCTGGTCTCAGCATTAGAACTCACCTCCCCCGCTCTGCTCTGGACGCTGCGCATTCTGGCGGCGTTTCTCTCCGTATCCTACATCATCGGCCGCATCATCGAGGCAAAGCTGCCGGGCACGCTGGCTCACGTCGTGGATTGGATTTCGTCGGTGTGGCTGGGGATGATGTGGCAGTTTCTGTGGATCACGTTCCTGTTTTTTCTGGTCAAGGTTGTGTTGGTCATCTCCGGTCAATGGGGCGGCTGGACGATGGAGCTGCACAGCGCGATTGGCCGTTACAGTTTCCTGGCGGTGACCGGACTTGTGGTGTTGATCACGGGCTATGGGGTCTACAAGGCGACAGGCCCGGCGCGGCTTGTTGAAGTGGACGTGCCCGTGAAGCGATGGAACGAATCGCTGCGCGATTTCAAGATCGCGATGATCGCGGATTTTCACGCCAGCAATACCAACGGAGAAGCTCGCATAGCGCGCTGGTGCGAACAGATCACGGCGCTGCATCCTGATGTGATACTGGCGCCGGGAGACATTATCGACACTCCGGCGCCACAGATACCCGAAGTGGCAAACGGTTTTCGCAAGTTGGCGGCGCCGCTGGGCGTGTTTTCCACGACGGGCAATCATGAATACTATGTGGGGATGCCGGGCGCCGTGGACCTGATGCAACGCGGCGGATTTCGGGTGCTCATGAACGAGCACACGCAATTGCCGAACGGTGTGCTGGTGGCGGGCATGGAGGATCGCACGGCGCGCTCGATGGGCCGACCGCTGCCGGCATTCGCCAGTCTGATTCCTGAGCAAGACTCATCGGACGTGCAGATACTTCTGATGCACACTCCGGCGACGGGCGACGTGAATCGCGCCATTGAGGCGGGATTTGATCTGGTGGTGAGCGGCCATACGCACGGCGGTCAGATGTTTCCGTTCACGATTTTCACGAAGATGGCGTTTTCCTATCATCACGGATTGTATGCGGTCAACGACGGCTATCAATTGACGACGTGCGGCATTGGCTATTGGGGCCCGCCGATGCGTGTGGGCAAGCCGCCGGAGATCATGCTCATCCGCTTCGTGCCGCCGGACCAACCCGCGCGCTGTGAGTGGCAATAG
- a CDS encoding S8 family serine peptidase codes for MTHNKLTFRGLTLLLLGLVTLVGQAAIAGRMTPGLEAAFSNAAESERLPVLISFSRQPDLVSWNEFVPRGASLFTPERHAMLLDSLRNVSAASQAEVRTSLDILARNGMIERTEFLWIANLLRADVTRAGAELIANFETVNEIGLDESVELLAPTEVTPSTGKMLTAEAALVAMRARDAWSAGVFGDGAVVGVVGRPFVSSHPALNDRYVGAEPLIASVYCDVASALMLGTAVGCDKLKGDTLGVAPNAKWRLLPLPCDNAPRLSDVLRALQSSQSESYDAIPDVILQAWQTGDSCASALPQAAWSAFANVEQLGSILIFAAGDHGDQGRGSVMLPAALSDQPQTFFAVGALNSDGNSVDPRSSRGPSPCDRKSIKPEITAIGVGVRSAHESDFVSARGSLLAAGYVAGAVALMRQVNPDLTASAAKTTLQLAARDLGVPGEDNEFGYGRLDINAAVEMSAAASETGVISGIVRYGGSHIVGARVYLISTVGSYTATTDLQGVFRFAQVPAEHRYALYVARFGYKDFAAPDSVSTSQRNDFAVSIDLERGLADDAEVDRGFIIGVPEDDATAGVWTRGIPVGSTEHGDPVQVNEDATAYGSYCFLTGNGAATGESAASHDVDGGRTTLRSPLFRLDNLADAKLRFKYAYSNDRGPQKGGDFFRVQISNDGGESWVNLIQTSVSSDGWQDASFKLEDFVAPTENMILQFVAEDFAPPSLVEAAVDEIFIEGRPDAPEPPKNLSLTPTDTGVQLTWNRSVGASSYKIYMAGEPGRVFAPENYFTTIADTALFVPFDQIPFDQFYFQVTAVK; via the coding sequence ATGACTCACAATAAACTGACTTTTCGCGGCTTAACCCTGCTGCTCCTCGGGCTCGTGACCCTCGTCGGTCAAGCGGCAATCGCCGGACGGATGACCCCGGGACTGGAGGCGGCCTTTAGCAATGCGGCCGAGTCGGAACGTCTCCCCGTGCTGATCTCCTTCTCCCGCCAGCCCGATCTCGTGAGCTGGAATGAGTTCGTGCCTCGCGGTGCCAGCCTGTTTACACCCGAACGGCATGCCATGCTCCTCGATTCATTGCGCAATGTGTCGGCTGCGTCGCAAGCCGAAGTGCGCACGTCGCTCGATATTCTCGCGCGCAATGGCATGATCGAACGCACCGAGTTCCTGTGGATCGCCAATCTGTTGCGCGCTGATGTGACGCGCGCTGGAGCGGAACTGATCGCGAATTTCGAGACCGTGAATGAAATCGGTCTGGACGAATCTGTCGAACTGCTCGCGCCGACGGAAGTCACGCCAAGCACAGGAAAAATGCTTACCGCCGAGGCCGCGCTCGTCGCGATGCGCGCTCGCGACGCGTGGAGCGCCGGCGTGTTCGGTGATGGCGCCGTCGTCGGCGTCGTCGGTCGGCCGTTCGTCTCGTCGCATCCCGCATTGAACGATCGCTACGTCGGCGCCGAGCCGCTCATCGCAAGCGTCTATTGTGACGTCGCCTCCGCGCTGATGCTCGGTACTGCCGTGGGCTGCGATAAGCTAAAAGGCGACACGCTCGGCGTCGCGCCCAACGCCAAGTGGCGACTCTTGCCTCTGCCGTGCGACAATGCGCCCCGCCTGTCCGATGTGCTGCGCGCTCTGCAATCATCGCAAAGCGAATCGTACGACGCGATTCCAGATGTCATTCTGCAGGCCTGGCAAACCGGAGATTCCTGCGCGTCCGCGTTGCCGCAAGCCGCTTGGAGTGCCTTTGCCAATGTCGAACAGCTTGGTTCTATTCTCATTTTCGCCGCCGGGGATCACGGTGATCAGGGTCGCGGATCCGTCATGCTGCCCGCCGCACTGTCCGATCAGCCCCAAACCTTCTTCGCGGTCGGCGCGCTCAACAGTGACGGCAACAGCGTAGACCCGCGCAGCAGTCGCGGACCCTCGCCCTGTGATCGCAAGTCCATCAAGCCGGAAATCACCGCGATTGGAGTCGGCGTGCGTAGTGCGCACGAGAGCGATTTCGTCTCCGCCCGCGGATCGCTGCTTGCGGCGGGATATGTGGCAGGTGCCGTCGCCTTGATGCGGCAGGTCAATCCTGATCTGACTGCCAGCGCCGCCAAAACCACATTGCAATTAGCGGCCCGCGACCTAGGCGTGCCCGGCGAAGACAACGAATTTGGCTACGGTCGTCTCGATATCAACGCCGCCGTCGAAATGTCCGCCGCCGCCAGTGAAACCGGCGTCATCAGCGGCATCGTGCGCTACGGCGGATCGCACATCGTCGGCGCCCGAGTCTATCTGATTTCCACCGTCGGCAGCTACACCGCAACCACCGACCTGCAGGGCGTCTTCCGCTTCGCCCAAGTTCCCGCTGAACACCGCTACGCGCTCTACGTCGCGCGCTTCGGCTACAAGGATTTTGCGGCACCCGACTCCGTCTCCACGTCGCAGCGCAACGACTTCGCCGTCAGCATTGATCTCGAACGCGGCCTCGCCGACGATGCTGAAGTCGATCGCGGCTTCATCATCGGCGTCCCTGAAGACGATGCCACGGCTGGCGTATGGACACGCGGAATTCCGGTCGGTTCAACCGAGCATGGCGATCCCGTGCAAGTCAATGAAGACGCCACCGCCTACGGCAGCTACTGCTTCTTGACCGGCAATGGAGCGGCAACCGGCGAATCCGCCGCGTCGCACGACGTGGACGGTGGGCGCACCACCCTGCGTTCCCCGCTGTTCCGCCTTGACAATTTGGCCGATGCCAAGCTCCGCTTCAAGTATGCCTACTCCAATGATCGCGGCCCGCAAAAAGGCGGCGATTTCTTCCGTGTGCAGATCTCTAACGACGGCGGTGAATCGTGGGTGAATCTGATTCAAACTTCGGTTAGCTCGGATGGCTGGCAGGACGCGTCCTTCAAGCTCGAAGACTTTGTCGCGCCCACCGAAAACATGATTCTCCAGTTCGTAGCCGAGGATTTTGCGCCGCCATCATTGGTGGAAGCGGCGGTGGATGAAATCTTCATCGAAGGCCGACCAGACGCACCCGAACCGCCCAAGAACCTCTCGCTCACACCCACTGATACCGGCGTGCAGTTGACGTGGAACCGCTCCGTCGGCGCAAGCTCGTATAAGATCTACATGGCCGGTGAACCGGGCCGCGTCTTCGCTCCCGAGAACTACTTCACCACAATCGCCGACACCGCGCTGTTTGTCCCCTTCGATCAGATTCCGTTTGATCAGTTCTACTTTCAGGTGACGGCCGTAAAATAG
- a CDS encoding GAF domain-containing protein, producing the protein MALDFFDELNELTPGHGQGADLDPTGGLASGLAKLSALIEDINRDMTPAAILERAMSAAMELTGAERGFLVLVEPNGEWRFAVARNIATEIADAETAASQTIIRRVIDGRSSILINDVIGASDLSQQQSIAKMQVRSIMGAPLISKNNLLGVAYVDTTKLAGVFDQTSLSLFETFVHLAAVALETARLYAAEKDSKARYKDLQEYLAAILQSQPHGVLILDRDGNVDFANPQAMTILGSSLRIGSPLNNSGCCEAAIVALSAAHDQFRRTGDVGRMTMKLNERAVAYSFFKLTRAFDGRERAGLILEDVTMQKMLEQHLIESEKKLTVNQLAGGIAHEINNSLQPVKGRVELLAMRLEREGVPLDDSVRKDLSTISALTERIEKIARNLRNLTRPVEPDFTVVDMRELLSSVVDLLETTTGSLRGFSRDEAAEFKLELDLDDSAFVIGDPHGLESAFINMIINSVHAMESVERGVLTLAVRRSGGRVIVSVSDTGTGIPADQLDKIFEPYYSTKGDRGTGLGLPIIRNIAEIHGAELKLESQVGVGTTITLNFPAYDEAAVTA; encoded by the coding sequence GTGGCACTGGATTTTTTCGACGAACTCAACGAATTGACGCCCGGCCATGGCCAGGGCGCGGACCTCGACCCGACCGGCGGACTTGCCTCCGGTCTCGCCAAACTCTCCGCGTTGATTGAAGACATTAATCGCGACATGACGCCTGCGGCGATTCTCGAACGCGCCATGAGCGCCGCGATGGAACTCACCGGAGCGGAACGCGGTTTCCTCGTGCTCGTTGAGCCCAATGGCGAGTGGCGCTTCGCCGTCGCCCGCAACATTGCCACCGAAATCGCCGACGCCGAAACCGCCGCGTCACAAACGATCATCCGCCGTGTAATTGATGGACGCAGCTCAATTCTTATCAATGACGTCATCGGTGCGTCCGATCTCTCGCAGCAGCAGTCCATCGCCAAAATGCAGGTACGTTCCATTATGGGCGCGCCGCTGATTTCGAAGAACAACCTGCTCGGCGTCGCGTACGTGGACACCACCAAGCTCGCCGGCGTCTTCGATCAGACCAGCCTGTCGCTGTTTGAGACCTTTGTGCATCTCGCCGCCGTCGCTCTCGAAACCGCGCGCCTCTACGCCGCTGAAAAAGATTCCAAAGCGCGCTACAAAGACCTGCAAGAATATCTGGCCGCCATTCTGCAAAGCCAACCACATGGAGTGTTGATTCTCGACCGCGACGGCAACGTGGACTTCGCCAACCCGCAGGCCATGACAATCCTCGGCTCAAGTTTGCGTATCGGATCGCCCCTCAACAACTCCGGATGCTGCGAAGCCGCCATCGTGGCCCTGTCCGCGGCCCACGACCAGTTCCGCCGCACCGGTGATGTTGGCCGCATGACCATGAAACTCAACGAGCGCGCCGTCGCCTACTCGTTCTTCAAACTTACCCGCGCCTTCGACGGCCGGGAACGCGCCGGCTTGATCCTCGAAGACGTGACGATGCAGAAAATGCTCGAACAGCATCTGATTGAATCCGAAAAGAAACTGACCGTCAATCAGCTCGCCGGCGGTATCGCACACGAAATCAACAACAGCTTGCAGCCCGTCAAGGGGCGCGTCGAACTGCTGGCCATGCGCTTGGAGCGCGAAGGCGTTCCGCTCGACGACTCGGTTCGCAAAGACCTGAGTACAATCTCCGCCCTGACGGAACGCATCGAAAAAATCGCCCGCAACTTGCGCAACCTGACCCGCCCGGTCGAGCCCGATTTCACAGTCGTGGACATGCGCGAGTTGCTGAGCTCGGTCGTGGACCTGCTGGAAACGACAACCGGCAGTTTGCGTGGCTTCAGCCGCGACGAGGCAGCCGAGTTTAAGCTCGAACTCGATCTTGATGACAGCGCCTTTGTCATCGGAGATCCGCACGGACTCGAATCGGCCTTCATCAATATGATCATCAATTCGGTTCATGCCATGGAATCCGTCGAACGCGGCGTGCTCACACTGGCCGTGCGGCGCAGCGGTGGTCGCGTCATTGTCTCCGTTTCCGATACCGGAACGGGCATCCCTGCGGATCAGCTCGACAAAATCTTTGAACCCTACTATTCAACCAAAGGCGATCGCGGCACCGGATTGGGTTTGCCGATCATCCGCAATATCGCCGAAATTCACGGCGCCGAATTGAAACTCGAATCACAAGTCGGGGTCGGCACCACCATCACCCTGAATTTCCCGGCCTACGACGAGGCTGCCGTTACAGCATAG
- a CDS encoding serine/threonine protein kinase yields MHDAFAIESRYQILRTIASGGMGVVYLVVDARRANQIMALKTLKSLHDDQAAENFRAEFRSIRGVLHPHIPEVYDFGALPPDQGGYYFTCEFVDGKPLDQLIKQWSPEQLRVVLVGLCRALAFLHSRGLLHRDIKPGNVLGRLSPNGEFAALKLVDFGLAGGHDDEVDLPGGTLDYMAPELLAHAPATIATDLYALGMLIYRLATGRLPFDGLDAIANSQSRSRTEAPHPLRFRPDLPIGLADVIAALVHTNPKDRPASARHTIAMLNERDGVNFAYETAETRRAYISSSGMVTNHDVRDQLVALRELMKSGEQPPNILISARAGLGRTRLLKEFAVELTLAGVATRIVNNSRELPHDSQFPQALLLPNADTIDAARLTAVAQNAAAHRCWLIFAGAYPDGLPTFPGLWQNVALTPLDDVGIHKFVTATFPDNQFPDDFKAHLLGQTLGFPSALEAALDELVAADQLRIGLQGWELLPGRWKLPVHKHVYAAVTDRIAQLSPEANALLRCFACSLSPLPLAVVEFIVKSNAGADPAGTLAELRQTGWIGERADGLELRHSALHQVLQSLMRETDRRVIHETMHSHWMQADVPDDSVRAEEALFHDFLSGHFNAPAEQISATIKSGIRRGKLAWARTLLEHASHHAPEPHRTVCLIELSRIEYIASDLVRAADILADVTRNGTAPVTPDSLPQFARFANLREKLGHTEQAEQILQRCLPLLDKSTAQVAGSVLGTLAWIEFKRGAGDRARELAESGLMRMPADSTEPDFALLLNTVATLAFYRGDTDVAKLYWQRCLEVFEALGDRKGIANMYNNLGVLAAQSGDRLRARSLWQRCADLSREIDDVHRLAGIYNNLGIDALETGELRAAEDYYLKSLALFRELQSPREQTEILSNLGELAYQRADYTRAMAYLNEAVKGADALDDQELQLEPMIYLGKLLLTLEEIEDSEQVLSSARDIASAVGTRKAEGQAWEGLATLYCRRGEIERAAAAADRAHELLSDEADPLALLHLHLTRCQIAADCGHGEAIHDELAQARKVADTKWDPFTAARTQLTESFFEGVTIDPVQWQVALRKISIYPDLLWKFHWATGRQLAKSGQPKRALDEFGRGVAILKAIASRLPEDRQATFLQAPHIIRFKNEAVELRKGMQAPR; encoded by the coding sequence ATGCACGACGCGTTTGCAATTGAATCCCGATACCAAATACTACGGACCATCGCCTCCGGCGGCATGGGCGTGGTCTATTTGGTCGTGGATGCGCGTCGAGCCAATCAAATCATGGCGCTCAAAACCCTGAAATCGCTTCACGATGACCAGGCCGCCGAAAATTTCCGCGCCGAATTCCGCAGCATTCGCGGTGTGCTTCACCCGCACATCCCCGAGGTCTATGACTTCGGAGCACTCCCGCCCGATCAAGGCGGCTACTACTTCACCTGCGAATTCGTGGACGGCAAACCGCTGGATCAACTGATCAAACAGTGGTCGCCCGAACAACTGCGCGTCGTGCTCGTCGGACTCTGCCGCGCCTTGGCCTTCCTCCATAGCCGGGGTCTCTTGCATCGCGACATTAAACCCGGTAACGTCCTCGGCAGGCTCTCCCCTAACGGCGAGTTTGCCGCGCTTAAACTCGTGGACTTCGGACTCGCCGGTGGGCACGATGACGAAGTGGATCTCCCCGGCGGAACGCTCGACTATATGGCCCCCGAGCTGCTTGCCCATGCGCCCGCGACGATTGCCACCGACTTGTACGCCCTCGGCATGCTCATCTACCGGCTCGCCACGGGACGATTGCCCTTCGACGGCCTGGATGCCATTGCCAATTCGCAGTCACGGTCACGCACGGAAGCGCCGCATCCGTTGCGTTTCCGGCCCGACCTGCCAATCGGACTCGCCGACGTCATCGCGGCGCTCGTTCACACGAATCCCAAAGACCGACCGGCCTCCGCGCGCCACACGATCGCCATGCTCAACGAGCGCGACGGCGTCAACTTCGCCTACGAAACCGCCGAAACGCGCCGGGCCTATATCTCGTCGTCCGGAATGGTCACCAATCATGACGTGCGCGATCAACTCGTGGCGCTCCGCGAACTCATGAAGTCCGGAGAACAACCGCCCAACATCCTGATTAGCGCGCGCGCCGGACTGGGCCGCACACGCCTGCTCAAGGAGTTCGCCGTCGAATTGACGCTCGCCGGAGTCGCTACGCGCATCGTCAACAATAGCCGCGAACTGCCGCACGATTCGCAATTTCCGCAGGCACTGCTGCTGCCCAACGCCGATACCATTGACGCCGCACGCCTTACCGCGGTTGCGCAAAACGCCGCCGCGCATCGTTGCTGGCTGATCTTCGCGGGCGCATATCCTGACGGCCTGCCGACATTCCCCGGACTGTGGCAGAATGTCGCGCTCACGCCGCTCGACGATGTCGGAATTCACAAATTCGTGACCGCCACGTTCCCGGATAACCAATTCCCCGATGACTTCAAAGCGCATCTGCTCGGACAGACACTCGGTTTCCCGTCCGCGCTCGAAGCCGCGCTCGATGAACTCGTCGCCGCCGACCAACTGCGCATCGGCCTCCAAGGTTGGGAGCTGCTGCCCGGTCGCTGGAAACTGCCCGTACACAAACACGTCTACGCCGCCGTCACCGACCGCATCGCCCAATTGAGCCCGGAAGCGAACGCACTGCTGCGTTGCTTCGCCTGTTCATTGTCCCCGCTGCCGCTGGCAGTTGTCGAGTTCATCGTGAAGTCAAACGCCGGCGCCGACCCTGCGGGCACACTCGCCGAACTGCGCCAGACAGGATGGATTGGCGAGCGCGCCGACGGACTTGAGCTGCGTCACTCCGCCCTGCATCAGGTCCTGCAGTCACTCATGCGTGAAACCGACCGGCGCGTTATCCATGAGACGATGCATAGCCATTGGATGCAGGCGGACGTGCCGGACGACTCCGTGCGCGCCGAGGAAGCGCTGTTCCACGACTTTCTCTCCGGCCACTTCAACGCCCCGGCTGAACAAATCTCCGCTACGATCAAAAGTGGCATCCGCCGCGGCAAGCTCGCCTGGGCGCGCACCCTGCTCGAACACGCTTCGCATCACGCGCCCGAGCCGCACCGCACCGTCTGTTTGATCGAACTCTCGCGCATCGAGTATATCGCAAGTGATCTCGTGCGCGCCGCCGACATCCTCGCCGATGTGACGCGCAACGGCACCGCGCCGGTCACACCCGACAGCCTGCCGCAGTTCGCCCGCTTCGCCAACCTGCGCGAAAAGCTCGGGCACACCGAACAGGCCGAACAAATCCTGCAACGCTGCCTGCCGCTCCTCGACAAGAGCACGGCGCAGGTCGCAGGATCCGTGTTGGGCACGCTGGCGTGGATCGAATTCAAGCGCGGCGCCGGAGACCGCGCGCGTGAGTTGGCCGAGTCCGGCCTCATGCGCATGCCCGCCGACTCCACCGAACCCGACTTCGCGCTCTTGCTCAATACCGTCGCGACGCTCGCCTTCTATCGCGGAGATACCGACGTCGCCAAGCTCTATTGGCAGCGCTGCCTGGAAGTCTTTGAAGCGCTCGGTGATCGCAAGGGCATCGCCAACATGTACAACAACCTCGGCGTCCTCGCCGCGCAATCCGGTGATCGTTTACGCGCCCGCAGTCTTTGGCAGCGCTGCGCCGATCTCTCGCGCGAAATTGACGACGTGCACCGCTTGGCGGGTATCTACAACAACTTGGGCATTGACGCGCTCGAAACCGGGGAACTCCGCGCCGCCGAAGATTACTACCTGAAATCCCTGGCCCTGTTCCGCGAACTGCAAAGTCCGCGCGAACAAACGGAAATCCTGAGCAACCTCGGCGAATTGGCCTATCAACGCGCCGACTACACGCGCGCTATGGCCTATCTGAATGAAGCCGTCAAAGGCGCCGACGCGCTTGACGATCAAGAGCTCCAACTGGAGCCCATGATCTACCTCGGCAAACTGCTCCTCACCCTCGAAGAAATCGAGGACTCCGAGCAGGTGCTCTCATCCGCGCGCGATATCGCCAGCGCCGTCGGAACGCGCAAGGCCGAAGGACAGGCTTGGGAAGGCCTCGCGACGCTTTATTGCCGACGCGGCGAAATTGAACGCGCCGCCGCCGCCGCCGACCGCGCACACGAATTGCTGTCCGACGAAGCCGATCCGCTCGCGCTTCTCCATCTGCACTTGACGCGCTGCCAAATCGCCGCCGATTGCGGGCACGGCGAAGCAATTCACGATGAACTCGCTCAAGCCCGCAAAGTCGCGGACACAAAATGGGACCCCTTCACCGCCGCGCGGACCCAATTGACGGAGTCCTTCTTCGAAGGCGTCACCATTGATCCCGTTCAATGGCAGGTCGCGCTGCGCAAAATCTCGATCTATCCCGATCTGCTCTGGAAATTCCATTGGGCGACCGGACGGCAGCTCGCCAAGTCCGGACAGCCTAAACGAGCGCTGGATGAATTCGGCCGCGGCGTGGCCATTCTGAAAGCAATCGCATCTCGTCTGCCCGAAGACCGGCAAGCCACCTTCCTGCAGGCGCCGCACATCATTCGCTTCAAGAACGAAGCCGTCGAACTCCGCAAAGGTATGCAAGCACCGAGGTAA